Below is a genomic region from Prolixibacteraceae bacterium.
GTTGTATCATGGTTACTTAGCTCTTTCAATGATTTCTACCAATCTCCATCCTTTTTTCTTACTCAAAGGACGAGTCTCCATAACTTTTACGGTATCGCCGATATTACAATCGTTTTTATCGTCTTGAGCATACAATTTTGAAGTCTTATTTACGAATTTTCCGTAAATAGGGTGCTTCTCTTTGCGATGCACAGTAACAGTGATGGTTTTATCCATTTTGTTACTAACAACTACTCCGATACGCTCTTTTCTAAGGTTCCTTTCCATCGTCATCCTTATTACTTAGTTTCACTAATTTGACGTTGACGCAAGATCGTCTTTAAACGTGCAATAGTTCTGCGGCTTTCGCGAATACTTTGTGGATTGTCCACAGGGCTAACCGCGTGATTCAATTCCAAACGTACTAATGCCTCAGATTCTGTTGCGATACGCTCTTGGATCTCTGCTGTACTTAATTCTTTAATTTCAGAAGTTTTCATTATTCTGCATTTGATGATTCAACAAAATCACGACGAACAACAAACTTTGTCGTCACAGGTAGCTTCTGAGCAGCTAAACGTAGTGCTTCTTTTGCAAGGTCAAATGGTACACCATCTACCTCAATAATCATACGTCCAGGTGTAACAGGTGCAACAAACGCCTCTGGAGCTCCTTTACCCTTACCCATACGAACCTCTGCAGGTTTCTTTGTAATAGGCTTATCTGGGAAAATACGGATCCAAATCTGTCCTTGACGTTGCATCTTTCTT
It encodes:
- the rplP gene encoding 50S ribosomal protein L16 — translated: MLQPKKVKFRRVQKGRMKGNAQRGNQLSFGTFGIKSLQTSWITGRQIEAARIAVTRKMQRQGQIWIRIFPDKPITKKPAEVRMGKGKGAPEAFVAPVTPGRMIIEVDGVPFDLAKEALRLAAQKLPVTTKFVVRRDFVESSNAE
- the rpmC gene encoding 50S ribosomal protein L29; translated protein: MKTSEIKELSTAEIQERIATESEALVRLELNHAVSPVDNPQSIRESRRTIARLKTILRQRQISETK
- the rpsQ gene encoding 30S ribosomal protein S17, producing the protein MERNLRKERIGVVVSNKMDKTITVTVHRKEKHPIYGKFVNKTSKLYAQDDKNDCNIGDTVKVMETRPLSKKKGWRLVEIIERAK